The region AGGTCCCGAGATCGAGGGTCGCCACGCGCCAGAGCTGGTCGAGGTACTGCAGCACGAAAGGCTGGTCGAGCCCGTACTCGAGACGGGCGGCGGCGACGGCGTCGGGCCCGGCCTGCGACCCCGGCCCCCGAGGATCGCCTCGAGCGGGTCGCGCCCGCCGGCCCGCAGCGCGAGGAAGACGATCGTGGCCGTGACCCACACGACGAGCGCGGCACGCCCGAGCGCCGTCAGGAGGGTGCCCAGGACCGGGCGCGCGAGGCTCACGACGCCATTCTCACCCGACCTGCTCCGTCTTCCGCGTGCTCAGGAACTCGTCAGTGCGGCGCCCGCGAACGTCGGCGTCGAGACCGTCCCCAGCGTCTCGACCCCCGTGACCCCGCGGGTGAGGAAGTGGTTCTGCTGGTCGTAGAGCGGGAGGATGTAGTAGCCCTCCAGCACGATGGCCTGGGCCTGCGCGTACAGGTCGGTCCGCTCGGCCTCGTCCTGGCTGGCGGAGGCGGCGTCCAGCAGCGCGTCCAGCTCCGGGTCCTTCACCTGGACGTGGTTGGCGAAGTAGCCCGACGGCGCGGGCTGCGTCGAGTCGGAGTGGTACAGGATCCGCAGCACGTCCGGGCCGACCTTCGTGTAGGGCGCGCTGACGGCTTCGTACTCGTTGGCGGCGAGAGCGCCGTACCAGGCGGACAGGTCCATCGGCTCGAGCACGACCTCGAAGCCCGCCTCGTCCGTGCTCGCCTGGATCTGCTCGAACAGCGACTGCTCGGCCGCCACCGACTGGTTCGTGCTCACGGGGAAGCGGACGGTGAGGCGCTCGCCGTCGCGCACGCGGTAGCCCTCGGCGTCGCGCTCGCTCCAGCCGGCACCGTCCAGGAGCGCCTCGGCCGCCTGGAGGTCGTAGCCGAAGAGGCTCTCGTCGGAGTAGGCGGTCGGCTCCACCGAGGCGAGCGGGGAGTAGGACGGCGCGGTCACCCCCGCGAAGAGCGTCTCGATCCCGGGCTCCGGGTTCGCGGAGCGGATGAACGCCTCGCGCACGGCGGCGTCGTCGAACGGCGCCTGGGCGGTGTTGAGCTCGATGCGGTTGACGCTGCCAGGCCGCGGCGCGTCGACGTGGGTGATGTCGGTGCCCTCGGCGGCCACGATCGCGTCGGGCTGCGGGTTGTCGATGACGTTCACCTGACCCGACTGCAGCGCGGCGTAGCGCGTGGCGGCGTCCGGCAGGAAGCGCCAGGTGATGCCGTCCAGGATCGCGGGGGCGGGCTCGCCGTCGGGGGCCACGTGGTCGTCGTTGCGCACGAGGTCGACCTGCTGTTGCGGCACCCAGTTCTCCACGACGAAGGGGCCCGTCCCGATCGGGGCCGCGCAGTTGGCCTCCTGGCCGCGCGCGATGCCCGCGGGCGACTGGATCGCCGTCCACTGCTGCGACATCGACTCCAGCAGCGCCGAGTCCGGTGCGGTGAGGTGGAAGCGCGCCGTGGTCGTGTCGACCACCTCGACCTCGCGGACCTTGGCGACGGCGAGGAAGCCCGTGGAGGAGGCGGTGTCGGGATCCTGGAGGTGCTCGACGTTCGCCTTCACCGCGGCCGCGTCCACGGGGGTGCCGTCGGTGAACGTGCGGTCCGCGGGGAGGGTGAAGTCCCAGGTCAGGCCGTCCTCGCTGACGGACCAGTCGCTCGCGAGCCACGGCGTGATCGTGCCGTCGGCGTCCCGCCCGACGAGTGGCTCGAGGTACTGCGTGGAGATCAGCGCCTGGGGGTAGTTGCCGCCCACGTGCGGGTCGAGGCAGGTGGGTTCGGCGTCACCCGTGGCGTAGACGAGCGTGCCGCCGTCGACGCCCGTTCCGACGGGGGCGACGGTCTCGTCGTTCCCTCCGCCGCTGCAGGCGGACAGGACGAGGGCGAGGGTGCTGAGGGCGATGACGGGGGCGTGGCGGCGCACGAGGATCCTCGGTTCCGAGTCGTCGGGACGCGACCGTTCGTGGTCGCCGTCCAAGAATAGGTGGTTCGTTCGGCGTCGACCGATCTAGGATCGCGTGATGACCACCACACGCGGCGTCGGTCGCCCCCGCGTCGCCTCGCGGGCGCTCCTGGAGGAGGCCGCCTGCGAGCTGTTCCTCGAGCAGGGGTACGCCGCGACGTCGGTGGCCGAGGTGACGATGCGGGCGGGCGTGAGCCGCTCGACCTTCTTCAACTACTTCGACACCAAGAGCGACCTGCTGTGGACCGCGTTCGACGAGCAGGTGCTCGCGCTCGCCGCACGCCTGCGCGACTGCTCGCAGACCGACTCGCCGCGCGCCGACGTCGAGCGGGAGCTGCGCGTCTTCGCGGCGGACCTCGGACCCGACAACGTCGCGCTCGCGTTCGCCCAGGAGTCGGTGATGGGTCTGGGGGAGGACCTGCGCCTCGCCGCGGTGCGCCGCCTCGCGGACGTGCGCGACGCCGTCGCGACCCACCTGCGGGGCCGGGGCGCGACGGCGCTCGCCGCCGAGGCGCTCGGCGCGGCGCTCGCGGGGGCGCTGCTCGCGGCCGTGCGGGCGTGGTCGCTGCGCGGGCCAGGTCGCGTCGCCCTCCCCGAGGTGCTGCAGGAGGCGCTCGACGGCGTGCGCGCGCTCGACTGACGCCAGGGCCCGTGGCGCCCCGGCCGGCTCTTCACGCGCGGTGCGGCACGAGGCGCGGCAGGAGCCGCACGAGCACGACCATCGCCACGAGCTCGACCAGCGTCTGGGTGACGACGGCGAGCGGCGCCAGCGCGAGCGGCGCCGGCAGCGCCAGGGCGAGCGGGAGGACGACCAGGGAGTTGCGCGTCGCCGTCGAGAACGCGACGGCGCGCGTGGCGGGGACGTCGAGCCGCGCGAGCCGGCCCACCGCGATCCCCAGGGCGACCGCGACGACCACGAAGGCGACGTAGAGCGGGACGACCCGCACGAGCGCCGCGAGCTCGTCGCCCACGGCGGCGATCTGCGACCCGACGACCACCGCGAGCGTCGCCATCATCAGCGGGACCATCCCGGTGGCCGCGCCGTTCTCGATCCGCCGACCGACGCGCCCGGCCGCGCCGCGCCGTCGAGCCAGGGCCTGGATCAGGGCGGCGGCCCCGAGCGGCAGGGCGATCAGCACGATGAACGCCCGGACGAACGGCCCGACCTCGATCAGGGCGACGACGTCGCCACCTGCGAACACCCGCAGGAACAGCGGGAGGAGCGCGAGCTGCAGCAGCATCAGCAGCGGCGCCGCGGCCAGCAGCCTGGCTCGCGCACCGCCCGCGAGGCCGGTGAAGACGATCACGTAGTCGACGCACGGGGTCAGCAGCACGAGCAGGACGCCGAGCAGCAGCGCCCGGTCGTCGGCCACGAACCGCGACAGCCCCCACGCCAGCAGGGGCACGGCGACGAAGTTCGCGGCGACCACGACCCCCAGGAACCGCGCGTCCCGCAGCCCGCGCCCGACCTCGGCCATCGGGACCCCGAGGAACGTCGCCAGCAGCAGGAGGCCCAGCACGGGTTCGACGGCGTGCTCGAGCAGGGGTGCGACGCCGGGCCACGCCAGGCCCACGAGCGCACCCGCGCCGATGGCCGCGAGGTACAGGGGGACCTGGCGGCGGTCCCACCACGCGACGAGGGGCGGCGTCACGGGGGCGGCCTGATCCACGCCGTCGATGCTAGGTCCCCCTCGGGCGTGGTCCGCGTCGGATGATGGCTCGATGGGACTCTTCTCCGCCGGTGACCCCGCCCTGGAGCGACGGGTGGTCGAGCTCGAGCGCCAGGTGCGCGAGCTGTCCGTCCGCCTCGCGGCACTCGAACGGGGTGGCGCCTTCCCGGGCGTCTCCGACGCCCCCGTGGCGGCCGTCGGACGTCGGGGCGCACCCGCGTGGGGCTCCCCGGTGGGCTACGAGCCGAGCGAGCTCGTGATCGACCTGCTGCGGCGGAACCGCAAGATCGAGGCGATCAAGCGCGTGCGCGAGGAGACCGGGTGGGGTCTGAAGGAGGCCAAGCACACCGTCGACCGGATGGACGGCCGGTACTGACCCTCCGGCCCCGACGTCGTCGTCACACCCAGCGTTCGCCGACGTCACGCACGCCCGCCGCGCCCGCGCTCGCGCGCTCGACGACGCGGTGCACCTCGCCGGTGCGGTCCGGATCGGCGTCGATCAGCAGCTCGACCTCCTCCCCGTAGGTCGCCTCCAGGACCCAGCCGCGCCGCCGCGCCTCCGCCTCGATCGCCGCGGCCTGCGCGTAGGAGGCCCGGACGGCGTGCCTGCGCAGCAGCGTGCGACGCCGGAGGCTCGCCTGCGCCAGCGCGTCGACGACCCCGCCGCGGTACGCGCGCGCGAGCCCACCGGTCCCGAGCAGGACCCCGCCGAAGTACCGCACCACGATCGCGACGACGTCGCTCACCCCGGCCGCCCGCAGCGCGTCCAGCATCGGCGCGCCGCCCGTACCCGAGGGCTCGCCGTCGTCGTTGCTGCGCTCGAGGTCGCGCCGCGGACCCAGGATCATCGCGGTGACGTGGTGCCGCGCCCGCGGGTGCAGCGCTCGCACGTCCGCGATGCGCTCGCGCGCCGCCGGCTCGTCGGGGACGGGGGAGAGGAAGGTCAGGAAGCGCGACCGGGAGATCTCGCGCTCGACGACGACGTCGCGCCGCAGCGTCGTGTAGGACGTCGGACCCTCGGTGGTCGCGTCGCGGGGTGGCGGCTCAGTCATCGGGGCGCGGGGTCGTCGCCCGTGAGCGCCTCCAGCCGGGAACGGGCGGTCCGGGCGCGTCGCTCCGCGCTGCGCAGGGTGGTGCGCCAGGTCGCGACGTTGCTGCGCGTGGAGTCGCGGTCCCGGATCATCGCGGCGAGCTCACCCTCCAGCGCCTCGAGCATCGTCTCGAGGGACTCCACGGTCTCGCGGGCCGCCGCGAGGTCGTTCTCGGCGTCCACGAGGTCGGCGGTGGCGCGCTGGATCACGACGGCGCCCGCGGGGAGGTGTCCTCGGCGGTGTCGTCGTCGCTGTCGCCGTCCGGATCGCCGTCGGGCGCCGGCAGGAGGGTCACGGTCGGCCCCGCCGGACGCTCGTCGACCGCCATCAGCGCGGTCACGAGCGTGAACCCCTCGTGCACCACGGTCCGGGCGCAGGTCCCGGCGCGCACGACGTCGGCGACCTCGGGGTCCATGACCGCCGCGGTGAGCGTCTCGAGCACGCGGGTGAGGGTCTCGTTCGACGGCGGTCGCAGCCCGCTCGCGGCCTGCTCCTCCCCGTGGTGCCACAGGAGCGAGACCAGGCCGTCCGCGCGCAGGCGACGGGCGCGGTCCAGCCGCATCAGCTCGGCGCGGTCGCGGGCGAGGGTGGCGGCCCGGAGATCGGCGCCGAGCGCGAGCAGCTGCTCGAGCTCGTCGGGCCAGTGGCGGTGCAGGGTGTTGACCCAGCACGCCGCGACCGTCGGCTTGGCGACCTTGCGCAGCCGTGCCGCACCGACCTCGTCCCCGCTCGCTCGCAGGGCCGCGACCTCACGCGCCCGGGCCGCGACGAACTCCTCCGGCGGGAGCTCGTAGAGCGCAGCCACGACGTCGCGGGGGCCGGAGGACATGGGCTGAGCATGACGGTCGGGAGGGCGCCGCGTCCACCTGCGCCCCGGGGGTGGTCGCGACCGGGCGGCGGGGTGCGGCAGCGTTTACGCCGCCAGCACGGCCTCGCAGACGGTCAGCAGTCGCGCCCGGATCGGTGCCGCCCGGGCGCTGAGGTCCCGCTGCGCCGCGACGTAGGCCGCCTTCCCGGCCGGCTCCTCGATGCGCACGGGTGTCAGCCCGTACGAGGAGACGTCGTAGGGCGAGGCCCGCATGTCGAGCTCGCGGATCTCGGCGGCGAGCTCGAAGGTCGCGAGCGCGAGGTCACCCGAGACCGCCGGGCCCAGGTGGACGACCGTCTTCATCAGGTCCATGCCGACGTGCAGGCAGCCGCCCTGGTCGAGGTCGACCTGCGTCTCGCGCGTCGGCGCGAGCGAGTTGAGCGGCCGGGCGTCGTCGGTGAAGAACCGAAACGCGTCGATGTGGCTGCACTGCAGCCGGTGCTCGCGCACCACGCGGTCGGTGCCCGCCTCGCCGAGGCGGAGCGGCAGCGCGTGCCGGTGCTCACCAGCGGCCTCGCCGTAGACCATCGCCCACTCGTGCAGCCCGAAGCAGTCGAACCGCGCCGGGCGGTCGGTCACGGCGCCCAGCAGCCGGTGGTGGAAGCGCACGGCGCCGCCCCGGTCCCGGCGGAACGCGACGGCGTCGAGCGCCACGACGCCGTCGTGCTCCGCGAACCAGCGCGCGTGCGCGAGCCGGTGCTCGCCCGCCCCCGCGAGCCCCACCCCGACGCCGGGGCTCCAGCGCGCGAGCGCCCCCGGCTTGAGGGGGTAGTAGGTGAAGAGGAAGTCCTCGACGGCGTGCGTCGCCCCGCGCGCGCGGCGGTCGCGGAAGGGGGCGGTGAGGCGCTCGGCGCGCGTGACGTGGTCGTCCTCCAGCCGCTGCCAGCTCGCGGGGTCGAGGACGACGCCGCGCTCCGGAACACGCGGCGCGACCACCTCGGTCGTCACGTCGTCACCTCGTCATCCCCCGCGTCGCGGCGACCGAGGTGAGCTTGAGCAGCCGCTCCAGCGGACCCTGGCCGAGGGTGAGGCGCCAGGCCCAGGCGAACGCGATCGACGCCGCCGCGAGCGCGACCAGCGGCACGTTGGACTCCGGGTAGTAGACGGCGTTCTCGCCCAGGATCGCGATGACGACGAGCTGGATCGAGTAGATCGTCAGCGACATCGAGCCGAGGGCCGCGAGCGGGGCGAGGGCGAGGTCGCCGGCGCGGATCGACGTCGCGAGGAGGCACACGCCGATGACGGCGAGCGCCACCCCGATGTTGCCCGTCACCTCGAGGCCGGAGTCGGAGTGCGGTTCGATCGAGACCAGCACGTCGGGCCAGAACAGGGGATCGAACGGCCCGGACCGCTCACCACTGGCGAGCGCGGCGCCGAGACCGTAGGCGCTCGCGGCGAGGACCACGCCGACGCCGACGAGCCCGGCGGCGTAGCGGCGCGAGGCGAGCGCGCCGCGGCCGACGACGATCCCGACCAGGACGTAGGCCATCCACACGATCGCGGGGTAGTAGCCGAGCACCAGCTCACCGACGACCGGGCCCTCCCACAGGTAGATCACGGTCGGCTGGACGCCCCCGGTGAAGGACTGCCGCAGACCGTGCACGACCACGGGGCCCAGCGTGATTGCCAGGGCGGCCAGGCCGAGGAGCCACCCGTTCCCCAGGCGCAGGAGCGGCAGGGCGAGCAGGAACAGCACGGCGTAGATCGTGAGGATGACGACGACGGGCGTCCCCAGCAGCTGCAGCACGAGACCGAGCCCCAGGAGCAGCAGGCTGCGGACGGCGATCCGGGCCCGCAGCACGCGCCAGCCCGGGCGGTCCTCGCGCGCCGTCGAGCGCGACAGCAGGGCGAGGCTGACACCGGCGAGCGTCGCGAACAGGGCGGAGGAGCGGCCGTCGAAGATCCACATCCACTGCTCGCCCCAGCCGCCGCCGCGGGCGTCGTGGCCGGTGCCGAGGTGTGCCACGAGCATGCCGAGGACGGCGATCGAGCGCGCGACGTCGACGCCGCCGAGCCGGCGGCGGGGTTCGACGCGACCGGGAAGCGCCGACGTCGCCGGGCTGCCGGCCGGGCCCGGGGCCGAGCCGGGGGTCGGCGCGGGGGCGACGCCGGGCACGGACGCCGTCGCGGGCAGGGGAGTCCCCGGGGGGAACTGCGGTGCGCTCATCGCGGCCAAGCCTAGGAGACGTCGCCCCGCCGCCGGGCGCGGTCCGGGGCGAGCGCTACGGTGGAGTCACGCGACGAGGAGGTTGCCATGTCCCGCTACATCCACGGCCACGCCGAGAGCGTGCTGCGGTCCCACACCTGGCGCACCGCGCGGAACTCGGCGGCCTACCTGCTGGACGACCTCGGGCCCGGGCTCGACCTGCTCGACGTCGGCTGCGGTCCGGGCACCATCACCGTCGACCTCGCCCAGATCGTCGCCCCCGGGCGCGTGGTCGGGATCGACACGTCGGTCGAGGTGCTGATGAAGGCGTCGGAGCTCGCCGTCGCGCGGGACGTCGAGACGGTCTCGTTCGAGCAGGCCGACGTCCACGAGCTGCCCTACGGCGACGCGAGCTTCGACGTCGTGCACGCGCACCAGGTGCTGCAGCACCTGCCCGACCCGGTCTCGGCGCTCGTGGAGATGCGGCGAGTCCTGCGCCCGGGCGGCGTGCTGGCCGTGCGCGACGTCGACTACGGCGGCATGCGCTGGTTCCCGCTCGTCCCGGGCCTGGAGCGCTGGCTGGAGGTGTACCAGCGGGTGGCGCGGAGCCACGGCGGCGAGCCCGACGCCGGACCGCGGCTGCTCTCCTGGGTCCGGGCCGCCGGGTTCACCGACACGACGGTGACGGCGTCGACGTGGTGCTACGCGGACGAGACGACCCGGCCCTGGTGGGCGGGGGTGTGGGCCGACCGCGTCCGGCACTCGCGGTTCGCGGAGGAGGCGACCCGGCTCGGGCTCGCGGACGCCGGAGCGCTCGAGGACCTGGCGCAGGCCTGGCGAGCCTGGGGCGAGAGCGACGACGGCTGGTTCGCGATGGTGCACGGCGAGGTCGTCGCCCGCCGCTGAGACGCTCGGCGCTCCAGCGCCGGGGCGCCGCCCACCGGCACGGCCTACCGTGGGCGGGTGCCGCGGCGCACCCGAACCGGTGCGTCCCCGACCCCGACCGACGGAGATCCCCGTGACCAGCACGCCGACCGCCGCCCTCGCCGACCGCGTCCGCCCCGCTCTGGGTACCGCGGTCCTCACGACCGCCTACTTCGCCAGCCCCGACGTCATCCGCTCGCGCGCGGCGCGGGGCGTGCTCAAGACCGCGCTCATGATCGCCATCACCGGCATCGCCGTCCGGGACTGGCGCGAGTCGCGCGCCGCGGCAGCGCTCGCGGCCCCCGAGCACGACGGCGTCGGTGACGCCGGGCACCCTGGTCAGCCCGAGCAGCCCGAGCAGCCCGGGCACCCGGAGCACACGACCGCGGACCTGATCCGCCGGATCCCACCCGAGCGGGGTGCGGTGATGGCCGCCGTCGCCGGGGCCACGTTCGCGGCGTCGATCGTCGGGACGGTGGCGACCGAGCGCTGGATCTTCCGCCGCGGCGAGGCGCGCCGCGCCGCGGGTGCGCGGCTGGCGCACACGCTGCCGGCGCTGGCGTGGGGCGCGGTCGCCGGGGCGCTGTCGATGGTTCCCGACCCCGAGCTCGTGAACGGCCAGGGCGACGACGCCGCCTGACGTCGCTGCCCGACCGGTCGCGCCGCCTAGGCTGGGGACATGCTGATCGCTCGTGTCGCCGTCGGCGACGACCCCCGTTACGCCGTCGTCGAGGGGGAGGGCGAGGACCTCACCTACGCGCTGATCGCGGGTGACCCGCTCTACGCGGGGGTGGAGCGGACCGGCCAGGTGCTGCCCGGCGACGCGGTGCGCGTGCTCGCGCCGGTCATCCCGCGCTCCAAGGTGGTGGGCATCGGCCGCAACTACGCCGAGCACGCGGCGGAGCTCGGCAACGAGGTCCCCGAGGCGCCGATGGTCTTCCTCAAGCCGAACACGGCCGTCATCGGGCCGGACGACCCGATCGTGCTGCCCTCGTTCTCGAGCGACGTCCACTACGAGGGCGAGCTCGCCGTCGTCATCTCGCGCATCTGCAAGGACGTGCCGGTGACGCGTGCGGGCGACGTGATCTTCGGGTACACCGCCGCGAACGACGTCACCGCGCGCGACCAGGGCGCCACCGGTCCGTGGGCGCTGAAGAAGGCGTTCGACTCCTCGTGCCCGCTCGGCCCGTACATCGCCACCGACCTGGACCCGGGCGACCTCGGCGTGCGCACCTACCTCGACGGTGAGGTCGTGCAGGACGGTTCGACGGCGCAGATGGTGCGCGGCGTGCACGAGCTCGTCGCGTACGTCTCGACGATCTTCACGCTTCTCCCGGGCGACGTGATCCTCACGGGCACGCCGGCCGGCGTCGGCCCGATGGTGGCCGGCCAGCGCGTCGAGGTGGAGATCGACGGCATCGGCCGCCTGTCGAACCCGGTCCTGCGCCGCTGATCCGCCGCCGGACCGAGGCTTCCGGCCCGACGGCGGCCCTCACCTAGGCTGGTCCACCGTGAGCACGCCTACCTCCCGCCCCGTCAAGGTCCGCTTCTGCCCGTCACCCACGGGCACCCCGCACGTCGGGATGATCCGGACCGCGCTGTTCAACTGGGCGCAGGCCCGGCACACCGGCGGCACGTTCGTCTTCCGCATCGAGGACACCGACGCCGCGCGCGACTCCGAGGAGTCCTACGCCGCGATCATCGAGTCGTTGCGCTGGCTCGGGATCGACTGGGACGAGGGCATCGAGGTCGGTGGCCCCGACGGGCCCTACCGCCAGTCGCAGCGCGGGGAGATCTACACCGGCGTCGTCGAGCAGCTGCGCGCGGGTGGGCACATCTACCCCTCGTTCTCGACGCCGGAGGAGATCGAGGCGCGCAACGCGGCGGCCGGTCGCCCGGCCCAGATGGGCTACGACAACGCCGAGCGCGACCTGAGCGAGGCCGAGGTCGCGGCCTTCCTCGCGGCCGGGCGCGAGCCCGTGTGGCGCCTGCGGATGCCCGAGGAGGACATCACGTTCACCGACCTCATCCGCGGCGAGGTGACGTTCGCGGCCGGGTCGGTGCCGGACTTCGTCGTCGTACGCGCGGACGGCAAGCCGCTGTACACACTCGTCAACCCGGTCGACGACGCCCTCATGGGCATCACCCACGTGCTGCGCGGCGAGGACCTGCTGTCCTCCACGCCCCGACAGATCGCGCTGTACCGCGCGCTGGTCGAGATCGGCGTCGCCCCCGAGGTGCCGCAGTTCGCGCACATGCCGCTCGTGCGAGGCACCGGCAACAAGAAGCTGTCCAAGCGCGACCCCGAGTCGAACCTGTTCACGCACCGCGACCGCGGGTTCATCCCCGAAGGGCTGCTGAACTACCTCGCGCTGCTCGGGTGGGCGATCGCGGCGGACCGCGACATCTTCACGATGGACGAGCTGGTCCAGGCCTTCGACATCGCCGACGTGAACCCCAACCCGGCGCAGTTCGACCTCGCCAAGGCCGAGGCGATCAACGCCACCCACCTGCGGATGCTCGCGCCGGAGGACTTCCGCGCGCGGCTCGTGCCGTACCTCGCGCAGACGCTGTCGGCCCCGAGCTACGACCTCCTGAGTGACCGCGAGCGCGAGATCCTCGACGCTGCCGCGCCCTGGTGCAGGAGCGCATGGTCCTGCTGGGCGAGGCGCCGGAGATGCTGGCGTTCCTGTTCACAGCGGGCGACGCCGTCGTGATCGAGGAGGACGCGCGCGCCACTCTGAAGGAGGGGGCGGCCGACGTCCTCGACGCCGCGATCGGCGCGCTCGAGCCGCTCGAGGACTTCTCGGCCGAGCCGATCCAGGCCGCGCTGCGCGAGGCGATCGTGGACGGTCTCGGCGTGAAGCCGCGCCTGGCCTTCGGACCGCTGCGGGTGGCCGTCAGCGGCCGGCGCATCTCGCCGCCGCTGTTCGAGTCGATGGAGATCCTGGGGCGCGAGTCCTCGCTCGGTCGCCTGCGGGCGCTGCGCGCCAGCCTGTGAGCGCCGCGGCGTCGTCGGCCGCGCGCCTCGGTCCCGTGCTCGACGGCGTACGCGCCGTCCTGCTCGACATCGACGACACGCTGATCGACACGCGCGCCGCGTTCGGCACGGCGATCGACGCCGTCGCCGAGGTCTACCTCCCGCACCTCACGACGGCGGAGGTCGCCCAGGCGCTCGAGATCTGGCGGGCGGATGCGCAGGGCTTCTACCGGCGGCACACGGCCGGCGAGCTCTCGGCGGTGGAGCAGCGGCGGCTGCGCGCCGCGGAGGTCCACGAGCGCTTCGGCGGACCGCCCGTGGACGCCGCGCTGTTCGAGGACTGGAACGCGATCTTCCGTGAGGGGTTCGCGGCGGGGTGGCGCGTGCACGACGACGTCGTCCCCCTCCTGGACGCGCTGGACGCCGCCGGGGTGCCGTTCGGCGCGCTGACGAACGCACCGCTGGCGCTGTCGCGGGACAAGTTCGCCCGGACGGGTCTGGGGGAGCGGGTGGCGATCCTGGTGACGCTCGACACGTTCGGGGTCGGCAAGCCGGACCCGCGGCTGTTCCGCGAGGCGTGCCGGCTGCTCGGGACCGAGCCGGGCGAGACCGTGTACGTCGGGGACGAGCTCGACGTCGACGGCGTGGGGGCGCGCCGCGCCGGCCTGCGCGGGGTGTGGCTGGACCGGCCGGGCGTGCGGCGCGGTGGCGTGCACCTCGAGGACCCGGCGGTGGCGCGGGAGGCGGGCGTCGACGTCGTGACGAGCCTGCGCGGGCTGCTGGGCGAGTGAGGGTCGACGGCCTCGGGGGAGGATCGGCGTGATCCCGCCGGTTTGGCCAGGCCTGGATTTGCTTGTACAGTAGACCGGCGGTTGAAGGAAGGGCTGCGGCGGGATTACCCGGTGCAGATCCGATCCGGATACCCCCTTGGGGTATGGTGTAATTGGCAACACGGCTGATTCTGGTTCAGTTGTTCTAGGTTCGAGTCCTGGTACCCCAGCGGTTTGAGGAATCAGGCCGATTTCGCTTCACGGCGAGGATCGGCTAGAGTCTTCGAGGCCACTCCGGTGGCTGACCAGCACGGCCCCATCGTATAGCGGCCTAGTACGTCGCCCTCT is a window of Litorihabitans aurantiacus DNA encoding:
- a CDS encoding class I SAM-dependent methyltransferase, producing the protein MSRYIHGHAESVLRSHTWRTARNSAAYLLDDLGPGLDLLDVGCGPGTITVDLAQIVAPGRVVGIDTSVEVLMKASELAVARDVETVSFEQADVHELPYGDASFDVVHAHQVLQHLPDPVSALVEMRRVLRPGGVLAVRDVDYGGMRWFPLVPGLERWLEVYQRVARSHGGEPDAGPRLLSWVRAAGFTDTTVTASTWCYADETTRPWWAGVWADRVRHSRFAEEATRLGLADAGALEDLAQAWRAWGESDDGWFAMVHGEVVARR
- a CDS encoding arsenic resistance protein; this translates as MDQAAPVTPPLVAWWDRRQVPLYLAAIGAGALVGLAWPGVAPLLEHAVEPVLGLLLLATFLGVPMAEVGRGLRDARFLGVVVAANFVAVPLLAWGLSRFVADDRALLLGVLLVLLTPCVDYVIVFTGLAGGARARLLAAAPLLMLLQLALLPLFLRVFAGGDVVALIEVGPFVRAFIVLIALPLGAAALIQALARRRGAAGRVGRRIENGAATGMVPLMMATLAVVVGSQIAAVGDELAALVRVVPLYVAFVVVAVALGIAVGRLARLDVPATRAVAFSTATRNSLVVLPLALALPAPLALAPLAVVTQTLVELVAMVVLVRLLPRLVPHRA
- a CDS encoding TetR/AcrR family transcriptional regulator, whose translation is MTTTRGVGRPRVASRALLEEAACELFLEQGYAATSVAEVTMRAGVSRSTFFNYFDTKSDLLWTAFDEQVLALAARLRDCSQTDSPRADVERELRVFAADLGPDNVALAFAQESVMGLGEDLRLAAVRRLADVRDAVATHLRGRGATALAAEALGAALAGALLAAVRAWSLRGPGRVALPEVLQEALDGVRALD
- a CDS encoding ribosomal protein L7/L12, whose protein sequence is MGLFSAGDPALERRVVELERQVRELSVRLAALERGGAFPGVSDAPVAAVGRRGAPAWGSPVGYEPSELVIDLLRRNRKIEAIKRVREETGWGLKEAKHTVDRMDGRY
- a CDS encoding ABC transporter substrate-binding protein, producing MRRHAPVIALSTLALVLSACSGGGNDETVAPVGTGVDGGTLVYATGDAEPTCLDPHVGGNYPQALISTQYLEPLVGRDADGTITPWLASDWSVSEDGLTWDFTLPADRTFTDGTPVDAAAVKANVEHLQDPDTASSTGFLAVAKVREVEVVDTTTARFHLTAPDSALLESMSQQWTAIQSPAGIARGQEANCAAPIGTGPFVVENWVPQQQVDLVRNDDHVAPDGEPAPAILDGITWRFLPDAATRYAALQSGQVNVIDNPQPDAIVAAEGTDITHVDAPRPGSVNRIELNTAQAPFDDAAVREAFIRSANPEPGIETLFAGVTAPSYSPLASVEPTAYSDESLFGYDLQAAEALLDGAGWSERDAEGYRVRDGERLTVRFPVSTNQSVAAEQSLFEQIQASTDEAGFEVVLEPMDLSAWYGALAANEYEAVSAPYTKVGPDVLRILYHSDSTQPAPSGYFANHVQVKDPELDALLDAASASQDEAERTDLYAQAQAIVLEGYYILPLYDQQNHFLTRGVTGVETLGTVSTPTFAGAALTSS
- a CDS encoding fumarylacetoacetate hydrolase family protein translates to MLIARVAVGDDPRYAVVEGEGEDLTYALIAGDPLYAGVERTGQVLPGDAVRVLAPVIPRSKVVGIGRNYAEHAAELGNEVPEAPMVFLKPNTAVIGPDDPIVLPSFSSDVHYEGELAVVISRICKDVPVTRAGDVIFGYTAANDVTARDQGATGPWALKKAFDSSCPLGPYIATDLDPGDLGVRTYLDGEVVQDGSTAQMVRGVHELVAYVSTIFTLLPGDVILTGTPAGVGPMVAGQRVEVEIDGIGRLSNPVLRR
- a CDS encoding IMPACT family protein; the encoded protein is MTEPPPRDATTEGPTSYTTLRRDVVVEREISRSRFLTFLSPVPDEPAARERIADVRALHPRARHHVTAMILGPRRDLERSNDDGEPSGTGGAPMLDALRAAGVSDVVAIVVRYFGGVLLGTGGLARAYRGGVVDALAQASLRRRTLLRRHAVRASYAQAAAIEAEARRRGWVLEATYGEEVELLIDADPDRTGEVHRVVERASAGAAGVRDVGERWV
- a CDS encoding 3-methyladenine DNA glycosylase encodes the protein MTTEVVAPRVPERGVVLDPASWQRLEDDHVTRAERLTAPFRDRRARGATHAVEDFLFTYYPLKPGALARWSPGVGVGLAGAGEHRLAHARWFAEHDGVVALDAVAFRRDRGGAVRFHHRLLGAVTDRPARFDCFGLHEWAMVYGEAAGEHRHALPLRLGEAGTDRVVREHRLQCSHIDAFRFFTDDARPLNSLAPTRETQVDLDQGGCLHVGMDLMKTVVHLGPAVSGDLALATFELAAEIRELDMRASPYDVSSYGLTPVRIEEPAGKAAYVAAQRDLSARAAPIRARLLTVCEAVLAA
- a CDS encoding heparan-alpha-glucosaminide N-acetyltransferase domain-containing protein, with the translated sequence MSAPQFPPGTPLPATASVPGVAPAPTPGSAPGPAGSPATSALPGRVEPRRRLGGVDVARSIAVLGMLVAHLGTGHDARGGGWGEQWMWIFDGRSSALFATLAGVSLALLSRSTAREDRPGWRVLRARIAVRSLLLLGLGLVLQLLGTPVVVILTIYAVLFLLALPLLRLGNGWLLGLAALAITLGPVVVHGLRQSFTGGVQPTVIYLWEGPVVGELVLGYYPAIVWMAYVLVGIVVGRGALASRRYAAGLVGVGVVLAASAYGLGAALASGERSGPFDPLFWPDVLVSIEPHSDSGLEVTGNIGVALAVIGVCLLATSIRAGDLALAPLAALGSMSLTIYSIQLVVIAILGENAVYYPESNVPLVALAAASIAFAWAWRLTLGQGPLERLLKLTSVAATRGMTR